The following are encoded in a window of Vigna unguiculata cultivar IT97K-499-35 chromosome 8, ASM411807v1, whole genome shotgun sequence genomic DNA:
- the LOC114194035 gene encoding glucan endo-1,3-beta-glucosidase-like, which yields MLQFRNLSTKTTRTHTSVPRTFPLMAETQPSSRALLLLLACTLFQQLYASNTKIGVNYGTMADELPPPSTVATFLKSKTTIDRIKIFDANHDILRAFAGTAISVTVTVENAHIPSLATIPGAQAWLSKNILPFLPKTVVTRISVGNEVLESNNKTLIANILPAMESLHKALSLANHTTVQVSTPHSLKILDPLEPPSAASFRRGHDKAIFAPMLDFHRRTKSPFMVNPYPFFGITSTDLDTVNYALFKPNNGVRDKVTSMKYTNMFDAQMDAVFSAMKKLGYEDVELVVAETGWPSVGEQHEGGVSFENAETYNGNLIKHINSGKGTPLMPGRTFETFIFSLFNENLKPTVSERNYGLFYPDLTPVYNVGVFIAEEVHFFSLYKKW from the coding sequence ATGTTACAGTTCCGCAATTTGTCCACTAAAACAACGCGCACACACACATCGGTCCCACGAACTTTCCCTCTCATGGCTGAAACTCAACCATCTTCACGTGCCCTTCTGCTTCTCCTAGCATGCACCCTTTTCCAACAACTTTACGCTTCCAACACTAAAATTGGTGTCAACTATGGCACGATGGCAGACGAACTCCCACCGCCCTCAACGGTGGCCACCTTCCTCAAATCTAAAACCACCATCGACCGCATCAAAATCTTCGACGCCAACCACGACATCCTTCGCGCCTTCGCAGGCACTGCAATCTCCGTAACTGTAACGGTGGAGAACGCCCACATCCCCTCCCTCGCAACGATTCCTGGTGCACAAGCTTGGCTTTCAAAAAACATCTTACCCTTCCTCCCGAAAACCGTCGTGACGCGTATTTCTGTTGGGAACGAGGTTTTGGAAAGCAACAACAAAACACTAATCGCCAACATTCTTCCGGCTATGGAATCCCTCCATAAGGCTCTCTCCCTCGCCAACCACACTACCGTCCAAGTCTCCACTCCTCACTCGCTTAAGATCCTGGACCCGTTAGAGCCTCCCAGTGCCGCCTCGTTCCGCCGTGGCCACGACAAAGCCATCTTTGCGCCGATGCTGGATTTCCACCGACGAACCAAGTCCCCTTTCATGGTGAACCCGTATCCGTTCTTCGGTATCACTTCGACCGATCTCGATACTGTGAACTACGCGCTCTTTAAACCAAACAATGGTGTTCGGGATAAGGTTACGTCAATGAAATATACGAACATGTTCGACGCGCAAATGGACGCAGTTTTCTCAGCAATGAAGAAACTAGGGTATGAGGACGTGGAATTGGTGGTAGCCGAAACGGGTTGGCCCTCTGTTGGTGAGCAGCACGAAGGGGGTGTTAGTTTTGAGAATGCGGAAACTTATAATGGGAATCTCATCAAGCACATTAACTCTGGGAAAGGAACCCCTCTAATGCCTGGTCGAACTTTTGAGACTTTCATCTTCTCTCTATTCAATGAGAATCTAAAGCCCACAGTTTCTGAGCGTAATTATGGCTTGTTTTATCCTGATCTTACCCCCGTTTACAATGTCGGCGTTTTCATTGCGGAAGAGgtacattttttttcactttacaAAAAATGGTAA